The Cyanobacteriota bacterium genomic interval CAGTTTGCGATCGAACCACAGGTGCAGATTGATAACGGGTACCCCTTCCAAGCCTTCCAGCTTTCGGAAAAAGTCAAGCTCAGCCCACGCAGCAGGCATCAATACCTTCATGACATCCACAGGCATCGCTGATACATAGCAGTCAGCCGTAACGGTGTAATCTGCTGCACCCTGTAAGCCGTGAATTAAGAAGTGTTGAACGGTGTTATCAGCATTCAACACAATCTGCTTCAAGGGTGAATTAAGACGTACCTCACCACCCCGGGCAGTGATGTAGTCTACTAGAGGTTGACAGAGACGCTCGGTAGGTGAGCCATCCAGAAAGGCAATTTTGGAGCCATAACGCTCCTGCAAGAAGCGGTTTAAGGCAGTTAGGGGAATGGTTGCCGATACTTCATCAGGATTGATAAAGGTCAAGGCTTTAGAAGCAGCAATAAAAATATCAGAATTGACCCGATCGTCAATGCCTTGATTCCGTAGCCATTCCAACAACGTGTACCGATCCATATCTTCCACATATCGTTGGCCCCTTACCACAGCAGGTAACAGGCCGATCGCGAAGCGCAGCTTTTGCTCCCATGTCAACATGTCATTGTTACGAAGAATCGACATGATGACATTAAAAGGAGCTGGAATGTCTGGAACATCAAAGCGGGAATAGGTACCAGGCTTTTCTGGTTGGTTGAAAATCAACGTATGCTGCTTCCATTGCAGCCGATCTTCAATACCTAGTTCCTTCAACAGTTGCAGCATGTTGGGATAAGCACCAAAGAAGGCATGTAGCCCAGTTTCATACCAATCACCGTCGTCATCTTGCCAAGCGGCTACCAGCCCACCTAGCACGTCTCGGCTCTCTAACACAATTGGTATGTGCCCCGCATCCGAGAGATACTTAGCACAGGCAAGTCCTGCTAATCCGCCACCTGCGATCGCAACACGCATAGAAAATTTTGTTAAGTAAATCTAAAGGTAA includes:
- the pds gene encoding 15-cis-phytoene desaturase; amino-acid sequence: MRVAIAGGGLAGLACAKYLSDAGHIPIVLESRDVLGGLVAAWQDDDGDWYETGLHAFFGAYPNMLQLLKELGIEDRLQWKQHTLIFNQPEKPGTYSRFDVPDIPAPFNVIMSILRNNDMLTWEQKLRFAIGLLPAVVRGQRYVEDMDRYTLLEWLRNQGIDDRVNSDIFIAASKALTFINPDEVSATIPLTALNRFLQERYGSKIAFLDGSPTERLCQPLVDYITARGGEVRLNSPLKQIVLNADNTVQHFLIHGLQGAADYTVTADCYVSAMPVDVMKVLMPAAWAELDFFRKLEGLEGVPVINLHLWFDRKL